Proteins co-encoded in one Armatimonadota bacterium genomic window:
- a CDS encoding SDR family NAD(P)-dependent oxidoreductase: MQTTRLCDLSGMVALVTGAGGGSKGGVGPVIARSLAQAGARVAVNDKTAERAEATVREMRDAGLEAEAFPADVSDVRQADALVERVIERFGQLDVLVNKAEYHASGRRADEVSDEEWETSLAVNVHAPFYLSRAAVRHMRPRKFGRIINVSNISAIRTSLLHGVPYVATKEALYGLTRHLAIEVAQHGITVNAILPGFILTPRLVEDWAEERRNAAAATVPALRAGTPEEVAALVVFLASREAGYITGAAIPIDGAVSVVPGGGRRENAFV; the protein is encoded by the coding sequence ATGCAGACCACGCGGCTGTGTGACCTCAGCGGGATGGTGGCCCTGGTCACGGGTGCCGGGGGCGGCTCGAAGGGGGGAGTCGGACCGGTGATCGCCCGATCCCTGGCCCAGGCGGGAGCCCGGGTGGCGGTGAACGACAAGACCGCGGAGCGGGCGGAGGCCACGGTCCGGGAGATGCGGGATGCGGGGCTGGAGGCGGAGGCATTCCCCGCGGACGTGTCGGATGTCCGGCAGGCGGATGCGCTGGTGGAACGTGTGATCGAGCGGTTCGGGCAGCTGGATGTTCTCGTGAACAAGGCAGAGTACCACGCAAGCGGCCGACGGGCAGATGAGGTGTCGGACGAGGAGTGGGAGACGAGCCTCGCGGTGAACGTGCATGCCCCGTTTTACCTGAGCCGTGCCGCGGTGCGGCACATGCGGCCCCGGAAGTTCGGCCGGATCATCAACGTCTCGAACATCTCCGCCATCCGCACGAGCCTGCTGCACGGCGTGCCGTACGTGGCCACGAAGGAGGCGCTGTACGGACTCACCCGGCACCTGGCCATCGAGGTGGCTCAGCACGGCATCACGGTGAACGCCATCCTGCCGGGGTTCATCCTCACGCCGAGGCTGGTGGAGGACTGGGCGGAGGAGCGGCGGAACGCGGCAGCGGCCACCGTTCCCGCCCTGCGGGCCGGCACCCCGGAGGAGGTGGCGGCCCTGGTGGTGTTCCTGGCGAGCCGGGAGGCGGGGTACATCACGGGGGCGGCCATCCCCATCGACGGGGCGGTATCCGTGGTGCCCGGTGGGGGGCGCCGGGAGAACGCGTTCGTGTAG
- a CDS encoding SDR family oxidoreductase, which produces MEEERWLVGMVALVTGAGRGEDGGGGAGISRYLAHQGAKVAVNDLTEEFTEATVDQIRSRGGEAWGIVGDVSDPADANRMVDAVVRHFGRIDILVNNAAIGGLIPAVERLPDEIWHRQVAVDLSGPFYMSRAALRYMIPQGFGRIVNIASLAAVRTGFVSGSTYTTAKTGLLGLTRQMAFEVAQFGITVNALMPTGIRNPRILRMRPEWLQAEGRLGPLDPEEEIGKLVAFLSRRDVTFISGAAIPLDRGLGSALGDFEAYKQRSGKDAG; this is translated from the coding sequence ATGGAAGAGGAACGGTGGCTGGTCGGGATGGTGGCCCTGGTGACGGGAGCTGGCCGGGGAGAGGACGGCGGAGGGGGGGCTGGCATCTCCCGGTACCTGGCCCACCAGGGCGCCAAAGTGGCCGTCAACGACCTCACGGAGGAGTTCACGGAGGCCACCGTGGACCAGATCCGTTCCCGAGGCGGAGAGGCATGGGGCATCGTGGGGGACGTCTCGGATCCCGCGGATGCGAACCGCATGGTGGACGCGGTGGTCCGCCACTTCGGCCGCATCGACATTCTGGTCAACAATGCAGCCATCGGTGGCCTCATCCCCGCGGTGGAACGGCTTCCGGATGAGATCTGGCATCGCCAGGTGGCGGTGGACCTGAGCGGCCCCTTCTACATGAGCCGGGCCGCCCTGCGGTACATGATCCCCCAGGGGTTTGGTCGCATCGTAAACATCGCTTCCCTCGCCGCGGTCCGCACGGGATTCGTGAGCGGCTCCACGTACACCACCGCGAAGACGGGGCTTTTGGGCCTGACCCGGCAGATGGCCTTCGAGGTTGCCCAATTCGGGATCACGGTGAATGCCCTGATGCCCACCGGCATCCGGAATCCCCGGATCCTGCGGATGAGACCGGAATGGTTGCAGGCGGAAGGGAGATTGGGCCCCCTGGATCCAGAGGAGGAGATCGGGAAGCTCGTGGCCTTTTTGTCCCGGCGCGACGTGACCTTCATCTCTGGAGCGGCCATCCCGCTGGATCGGGGGCTCGGAAGCGCACTGGGGGACTTCGAGGCCTATAAACAGCGGAGCGGAAAGGACGCGGGCTAG
- a CDS encoding amidohydrolase family protein produces the protein MVRGIDVHVHIATGDKVRLGRRPMFPTGVDPRWDNPDAIAELYASLELMAVIFDVDNETQSGLRISNQEVAQWVQKYPEVFIGFGSVDPWKGKRAVEEVRRCAELGLRGMKFQQIAQAFRPDDPRFFPIYEACVDQGLAVLFHTGTTAIGVGRPGGMGLRLDYGRPIYVDEVAARYPELRIILAHPAWPWHEEQLAIVRHKGNVYMDLSGWAPKYFPPSVVHYANTLIQDKVFFGSDYPMITPQRWLEEFADLPLKEEVRRKILLLNAARFFGLHLPEIQEAAAEAGKEA, from the coding sequence ATGGTACGCGGGATTGACGTGCACGTGCACATCGCCACCGGGGACAAGGTCCGGTTGGGCCGGCGACCTATGTTCCCCACGGGGGTGGACCCCCGCTGGGACAATCCGGATGCCATCGCGGAACTGTACGCTTCCCTGGAACTGATGGCGGTGATCTTCGACGTGGACAACGAGACCCAGAGCGGCCTGCGGATCTCCAACCAGGAGGTGGCGCAGTGGGTCCAGAAGTACCCGGAGGTGTTCATCGGGTTCGGGAGCGTGGATCCGTGGAAGGGGAAGAGGGCGGTGGAGGAGGTGCGGCGGTGCGCGGAGCTGGGACTGCGGGGGATGAAGTTCCAGCAGATCGCCCAGGCCTTCCGACCGGACGATCCCCGCTTCTTTCCGATCTATGAGGCGTGTGTGGACCAGGGGTTGGCGGTGCTCTTCCACACGGGCACCACGGCCATCGGGGTGGGGAGACCGGGCGGCATGGGCCTTCGGCTGGACTACGGCCGGCCCATCTACGTGGACGAGGTGGCGGCCCGCTACCCGGAACTGCGCATCATCCTGGCGCACCCCGCGTGGCCCTGGCACGAGGAGCAGCTGGCCATCGTCCGGCACAAGGGCAACGTGTACATGGATCTGTCCGGCTGGGCTCCCAAGTACTTTCCCCCTTCCGTGGTGCACTATGCGAACACCCTGATCCAGGACAAGGTGTTCTTCGGATCGGACTATCCCATGATCACGCCCCAGCGGTGGCTGGAAGAGTTCGCCGACCTGCCCCTCAAGGAGGAGGTGCGGCGCAAGATCCTCCTCCTGAACGCCGCGCGGTTTTTCGGACTGCACCTTCCCGAAATCCAGGAGGCGGCCGCAGAGGCCGGAAAGGAGGCTTGA
- a CDS encoding 3-oxoacid CoA-transferase subunit B, with amino-acid sequence MALTREGVAYRIAQDLPDGSYVNLGVGIPSLVLQFLPEGRDVLIHSENGILGVGPKAVPGEEDPDLVNANGDYVTLLPGASLFDHALSFAIIRGGHLTHAILGALQVSRRGDLANWKVPGQRVPGVGGAMDLAVGAQRVWVAMTHVTERGEPKIVEACTYPLTAPRCVKRIYTDLAVIRVEGEELVLEEVAPGVSPQEVQARTGAPLRFTEDLRIMPVPPEVRGIPLRAP; translated from the coding sequence ATGGCCCTAACGCGGGAAGGTGTGGCATACCGGATCGCTCAGGATCTTCCGGACGGCAGCTACGTGAACCTGGGCGTGGGAATCCCCTCCTTGGTGTTGCAGTTCCTCCCGGAGGGAAGGGACGTCCTCATCCACAGCGAGAACGGGATCCTGGGGGTGGGGCCGAAAGCGGTGCCGGGGGAGGAGGACCCGGATCTGGTGAACGCCAACGGGGACTACGTGACCCTGCTTCCGGGCGCAAGCCTGTTCGACCACGCCCTCTCCTTCGCCATCATCCGCGGGGGACACCTCACCCACGCGATCCTGGGAGCCCTGCAGGTCTCCCGGAGGGGAGATCTCGCCAACTGGAAGGTTCCGGGACAACGGGTGCCCGGCGTGGGCGGGGCCATGGATCTGGCGGTGGGCGCCCAGCGGGTGTGGGTGGCCATGACGCACGTGACGGAGCGGGGGGAGCCGAAGATCGTGGAAGCGTGCACCTATCCCCTGACCGCTCCCCGGTGCGTGAAGCGGATCTACACGGACCTGGCCGTAATCCGGGTGGAGGGAGAGGAGCTGGTTCTGGAGGAGGTGGCGCCCGGGGTAAGCCCCCAGGAGGTGCAGGCGCGCACGGGAGCCCCTCTCCGCTTCACGGAGGACCTGCGGATCATGCCGGTCCCCCCGGAGGTCCGGGGAATTCCCCTCCGTGCGCCGTAG
- a CDS encoding 3-oxoacid CoA-transferase subunit A, which translates to MDKCVPTCDEAVADIPDGATIMMGGFGPPGFPAQLVEALRRRRLRDLVIIQCGGGTEDYALGGLILDGAVRKLITSYPTHPGAWALRDRYLRGEIELEVLPQGTFVERIRAAGAGLGGFYTPTGVGTELAEGKEVRVINGRPYVFELPLSADFALIKAHRADRWGNLTYRRTMRNFNPIMAMAAKVVIAEVDEIVPVGALSPEEVETPGIFVDRVVATERHPRLLRRS; encoded by the coding sequence ATGGACAAGTGCGTCCCGACGTGTGACGAGGCCGTTGCGGACATCCCCGACGGGGCCACCATCATGATGGGGGGATTTGGCCCTCCGGGCTTTCCCGCGCAGCTCGTGGAGGCCCTCCGGCGCAGGCGTCTGCGGGATCTCGTGATCATCCAATGCGGAGGCGGCACGGAGGACTATGCCCTGGGAGGCCTCATCCTCGACGGGGCGGTGCGGAAGCTCATCACCTCCTACCCCACCCATCCGGGGGCATGGGCCCTTCGGGACCGGTATCTCCGCGGGGAGATCGAGCTGGAGGTCCTGCCCCAGGGCACGTTCGTGGAGCGAATCCGGGCGGCAGGAGCGGGATTGGGCGGGTTCTACACGCCCACCGGGGTAGGGACGGAGCTCGCGGAGGGAAAGGAGGTGCGGGTGATCAACGGCCGCCCCTATGTCTTCGAGCTTCCCCTCTCCGCGGACTTCGCTCTCATCAAGGCGCACCGGGCAGACCGTTGGGGGAATCTCACATACCGTCGGACCATGCGGAACTTCAACCCCATCATGGCCATGGCCGCGAAGGTCGTGATCGCGGAGGTGGACGAGATCGTGCCGGTGGGTGCGCTCTCCCCGGAAGAGGTCGAGACCCCCGGGATCTTCGTGGATCGGGTGGTGGCCACAGAGCGCCATCCCCGGCTCCTGCGCCGCAGCTAA
- a CDS encoding ABC transporter substrate-binding protein, whose translation MRRRRWQLLWVSFLLTALLPMDGRAGPSPGERICEAARQEGTVHILTHVREVAEPLEKALKEKFPWLRVRTVLDVAAPTRAVVEAQAGRHEHDVFAYSLPGVLPLYERGLLASLSNPEIQAFGIHPGARLLGGAALSGWTFVHTIAYDVRRVRTEEIPKRWEDLLNPRWRGRLVGSISALTNGVAAVGLLLGEAWAFDFVRKLRDEIKVTLTPSPTLALQLLLQGEKDLLWSGIETTLERRERAREPISWAPVSPTYAARFVLTVFRNAPHPNAARCAALWLVSREGKTALEEASYSTSDASPGSPTRVRKEVERYRIRVFFENVESGRRRLELYGRLLPVLQG comes from the coding sequence GGATCTGTGAGGCAGCCCGGCAAGAGGGGACGGTCCACATCCTCACGCACGTGCGGGAGGTGGCGGAGCCCCTGGAAAAGGCCCTGAAGGAGAAGTTTCCATGGCTTCGGGTGCGCACTGTCCTAGACGTGGCCGCACCCACCCGGGCCGTGGTGGAGGCCCAAGCAGGCCGGCACGAACACGACGTATTCGCCTACAGCCTCCCTGGTGTTCTGCCCTTATACGAGCGCGGATTGCTGGCTTCCCTTTCGAATCCAGAGATCCAGGCATTCGGGATCCATCCGGGTGCCCGATTACTCGGTGGAGCTGCCCTAAGCGGTTGGACGTTCGTGCATACAATCGCATATGACGTACGGCGGGTGCGGACCGAGGAGATCCCTAAACGTTGGGAGGATCTGCTGAACCCCAGGTGGCGAGGACGGTTGGTGGGGAGCATTTCTGCGCTCACCAACGGGGTGGCAGCCGTGGGGCTACTCCTCGGAGAAGCGTGGGCCTTTGACTTCGTTCGGAAGCTGCGGGACGAAATCAAAGTTACCTTGACTCCCAGCCCCACGCTGGCTTTGCAGCTCCTTCTTCAGGGGGAGAAGGATCTCTTGTGGAGTGGGATCGAGACCACCCTCGAACGTAGGGAGAGGGCGAGGGAACCCATCAGTTGGGCCCCTGTATCTCCGACGTACGCCGCCCGCTTTGTCCTTACAGTATTCCGGAACGCTCCCCATCCCAACGCGGCCCGATGCGCGGCCCTCTGGCTGGTCTCCCGCGAGGGCAAGACGGCCTTGGAGGAAGCGAGCTACAGCACATCCGACGCATCCCCCGGAAGCCCCACCCGGGTGCGGAAGGAGGTGGAGCGGTATCGGATCCGGGTGTTCTTCGAGAACGTGGAGTCCGGCCGCCGGCGTCTGGAGCTCTACGGGCGCTTGCTGCCCGTACTCCAGGGATAG